In a single window of the Chondrocystis sp. NIES-4102 genome:
- a CDS encoding tetratricopeptide domain protein, translated as MSESLSDRYFALIDQIVDLTLQGKISSFERVYRMLEASVEPGTGEILERCLHQRIETTQAQLATKLKAARVLRALETIEKQWLRWQAENQDNEDISEIAESILSVEPEDYFLAIVDAIDPNLDEPLNIDQLQKLAESLKAAVNNQADADLAQDWQQLAIGITAGLEAFTALEADLVSWMYTTSASFSGFGAEKPNPWRIWAQKTTNPLPKQLFQTLAAQKPLYNLAQTANNLELRAWVELAILLQYLQRGLVNWFDQQPYNSKFGKELSYSTFLTFASIWGELWQIFVDSKPALADGCFLMMLQILRSFAQREDFPLYSGVFASFSGDYLQDTLDYFDEPLQQVEGTEEKARILTLLGYSQRTIGAYDKAIVFHEEALEIAIDADDYSCEIANLNHLSRSNVNLKNYSEAINYSQRAIIAARQVGDKLGEANALVNLGYAQVLAARQLDSIATENYSEAIRYLEQGVELAQKQGDQQSQAFGYSSLGIAYVILEQPTSAIAALLKGAELAQYSRDVYLQGLSFSYLAEAYYSIEDLLSAIFYGGLGMYLLNQINSNEWRQVAGLLSIIQGQIGQSEFDSILTSSRAKIISIIGVDGYDYLPQLLTEYKQN; from the coding sequence GTGTCTGAATCATTAAGCGATCGCTATTTTGCCTTAATCGACCAAATTGTTGACCTGACTCTTCAGGGAAAAATTAGCTCTTTTGAACGAGTTTATCGAATGTTAGAAGCATCGGTAGAACCAGGTACAGGAGAGATTCTAGAACGCTGTCTCCATCAACGTATTGAAACAACTCAAGCCCAATTAGCTACTAAACTCAAAGCAGCCAGAGTCTTAAGAGCCTTAGAAACCATCGAGAAACAATGGTTACGTTGGCAAGCAGAAAATCAGGACAACGAAGATATTTCTGAAATTGCCGAGAGTATTTTATCAGTTGAGCCTGAAGATTATTTTTTAGCCATAGTTGATGCCATTGATCCTAATCTGGATGAACCGCTTAATATCGATCAGCTACAAAAATTAGCAGAAAGTCTTAAGGCTGCTGTTAATAACCAAGCAGATGCGGATTTAGCCCAAGATTGGCAACAGTTAGCAATTGGCATAACCGCAGGGTTAGAGGCGTTTACTGCTTTGGAGGCAGATTTAGTCAGTTGGATGTATACCACGTCCGCTAGTTTTTCGGGTTTTGGTGCAGAAAAACCTAATCCTTGGCGTATATGGGCGCAAAAAACCACTAATCCTCTCCCTAAACAATTATTTCAAACTCTAGCAGCCCAAAAACCTCTATACAATTTAGCCCAGACAGCTAATAACCTGGAACTTAGAGCTTGGGTGGAATTAGCAATTCTCTTACAATATCTTCAACGGGGTTTAGTTAATTGGTTTGATCAGCAGCCTTATAATTCAAAATTCGGTAAAGAATTATCCTATAGTACTTTCTTAACCTTTGCCTCCATTTGGGGGGAATTATGGCAGATTTTTGTAGATAGTAAACCAGCCTTAGCAGATGGTTGCTTTCTAATGATGCTGCAAATTCTGAGATCTTTTGCTCAACGGGAAGATTTTCCCCTCTATAGTGGTGTATTTGCTTCCTTTTCTGGCGACTATTTACAAGATACTCTTGATTATTTTGATGAACCTCTCCAACAAGTTGAAGGTACAGAAGAAAAAGCCCGTATTCTAACTTTACTAGGCTATTCTCAACGGACAATAGGGGCTTATGACAAAGCGATCGTCTTTCATGAAGAAGCCCTGGAAATCGCTATTGATGCTGATGATTACTCTTGCGAAATTGCTAACCTCAATCATTTAAGTCGTAGCAACGTCAATTTAAAAAACTATAGTGAAGCGATAAACTATAGCCAAAGAGCCATAATTGCTGCTCGTCAGGTGGGAGATAAACTAGGTGAAGCCAATGCCTTAGTTAATTTAGGTTATGCCCAAGTATTAGCAGCCAGACAACTAGATAGTATAGCGACGGAAAACTACAGCGAGGCTATACGTTATCTAGAACAAGGGGTAGAATTAGCTCAAAAACAAGGAGATCAACAAAGTCAAGCCTTTGGATATAGTAGTTTAGGGATTGCTTATGTAATCTTAGAACAACCAACTTCAGCGATCGCTGCTTTATTAAAAGGGGCAGAATTAGCCCAGTATTCACGGGATGTTTATCTTCAAGGGCTAAGTTTTTCCTATTTAGCAGAAGCTTACTATAGTATTGAAGATCTTTTAAGTGCTATTTTCTATGGTGGGTTGGGAATGTATCTACTCAACCAGATAAATTCTAATGAGTGGCGACAAGTAGCAGGGTTATTATCTATTATTCAAGGACAAATTGGGCAGTCGGAATTTGATAGTATTTTAACTAGTTCTCGCGCCAAAATTATTAGTATTATTGGTGTGGATGGGTATGATTATCTCCCTCAATTACTGACAGAATATAAACAGAACTGA
- a CDS encoding response regulator receiver protein — MTKDKIKLFIIDHDPIFRLGLRTAIAQYDNFLVLGEGNISNDTWRELNQGIILNVLVIGISTQSSALEIASLEFCHQLRQLYPQLPLFVLTPSYNSRQLAKLKSWGVEGYCDRGSYIATVIEGLQSLAYGIPYWQTKTIQPTPLQKFLANISQGGRWQLEATLKGIDAQLTNPNLSDWERAFLFGRKRELLTARWISRRLVAQEIEIGEEIQAIQAASLGQLVPIEATEITPIPIFADSANKIVFERVATDIQLGLINRTNLTLEIDILQPQAQKYLCQLILQRISETVEQIPIASSLDNNYFDYLKAVWSWTLNAFLTQYYSQLTIEEEQQLNIVKERDLIIIKHNIFDYIYGSGQLLEYLLGKPSFIVDQVVYQSDDPEVIARIEFLLHNLILNLANSVVQIILNNFYTLEVLKYKLYKSEYRSDRELARFRNQLSWKYRQEKYFSHPQNIFESRHSLLVLSSGTIRTMFISAPRRQELEQLNGIPWLTTIVIEVRDAIAPLVRQFIALAGSAVVFVLTQVIGKGLGLVAKGIIQGIGSTIKDLNQKK; from the coding sequence ATGACCAAAGATAAGATTAAACTCTTCATTATTGACCATGATCCTATATTTCGTCTGGGTTTACGCACAGCGATCGCGCAATATGATAATTTTCTAGTTCTTGGCGAAGGCAACATTAGTAATGATACTTGGCGAGAATTAAATCAAGGCATAATTCTTAATGTTTTGGTTATTGGTATTAGTACTCAAAGTTCGGCTTTAGAAATTGCTAGTCTCGAATTTTGTCATCAATTACGTCAGCTATATCCTCAATTACCTTTATTTGTTCTCACTCCTAGTTATAATTCCAGACAATTAGCCAAGCTTAAAAGTTGGGGAGTTGAGGGATATTGCGATCGCGGATCTTATATCGCTACTGTAATTGAAGGCTTACAAAGTCTTGCTTACGGAATACCTTATTGGCAAACTAAAACTATTCAACCAACACCTTTACAAAAGTTTTTGGCAAATATTAGTCAGGGTGGTAGATGGCAATTAGAAGCGACTTTAAAAGGTATTGATGCTCAATTAACTAATCCTAATTTATCTGATTGGGAAAGAGCCTTTTTATTTGGTCGTAAACGGGAATTATTAACTGCTCGTTGGATTTCTAGGCGTTTAGTAGCACAGGAAATTGAGATAGGAGAAGAAATTCAAGCTATACAAGCAGCCAGTTTAGGACAACTTGTACCTATCGAAGCAACAGAAATAACACCCATACCAATTTTTGCAGATTCTGCTAATAAAATAGTTTTTGAGCGAGTTGCTACAGATATTCAATTGGGTTTAATTAATCGCACAAATTTAACTTTAGAAATTGATATTTTGCAACCGCAAGCCCAGAAGTATTTATGTCAATTAATTTTACAAAGGATCAGTGAAACAGTAGAGCAAATTCCCATTGCCAGTAGTTTAGATAATAATTATTTTGATTATTTAAAAGCTGTTTGGTCATGGACATTAAATGCTTTTTTAACCCAATATTATAGTCAATTAACCATTGAGGAAGAACAACAGTTAAATATAGTTAAAGAACGGGATTTGATTATTATCAAACACAATATTTTTGATTATATTTATGGTAGCGGACAATTATTAGAATACTTATTAGGGAAGCCTAGTTTTATTGTAGATCAGGTGGTATATCAATCCGATGACCCTGAAGTAATTGCTCGTATTGAATTTTTACTGCATAATTTAATCCTGAATTTAGCTAATAGCGTAGTGCAGATAATTTTAAATAATTTTTATACCTTAGAAGTCTTAAAATATAAACTTTATAAATCAGAATATAGAAGCGATCGCGAATTAGCACGTTTTCGTAATCAACTTAGTTGGAAATACCGTCAAGAGAAATACTTTTCCCACCCACAAAATATTTTTGAAAGTCGTCATAGTTTGTTAGTGTTAAGTAGTGGGACAATTAGAACTATGTTTATTTCTGCCCCTCGTCGCCAGGAATTAGAACAATTAAACGGTATTCCCTGGCTAACTACAATAGTAATTGAAGTTCGTGATGCGATCGCGCCTTTAGTACGACAGTTTATTGCTCTTGCTGGTAGTGCTGTAGTGTTTGTTTTAACTCAAGTAATTGGTAAAGGTTTGGGTTTAGTTGCTAAAGGTATAATTCAAGGAATTGGCAGTACTATTAAAGATCTAAATCAGAAGAAATAG
- a CDS encoding ammonium transporter, which yields MSYKKITYRLSAIVIANLALFSIITPNALAQETTSPIVLADTAWMLIATALVLLMTPGLAFFYGGLVRSRNVLNTMMMSLVAMALIGVTWCLWGYTLAFDVTVDANNPFGQGIEAFIGGLDWLFLNGVTAAAPDPVGYAATIPHQLFMAYQLTFAIITPALISGAIVERMNFKAYFWFLLLWSTFIYSPLAHWVWGRGWIGAMGALDFAGGTVVHISSGVSAVVAAWMIGPRQSYERQPYAPHNVPFVLLGIGLLWFGWFGFNGGSALASGSLATTAMVNTFIASSAGGLTWLVVEWILRGKPTAIGIASGFLAGLVGITPAAGFVLPIGAILIGSITAVCCFFGVSLRAKLKFDDSLDTFPVHGLGGTVGAMLTGVFATKQVNELGNDGLLFGNVGLIWTQFVGVVATYIFAAVGTFIILKLLKLVMPIRVNQEIEQQGLDVPQHGEEAYGEDFEFGSGLGGNYITKRSSMQE from the coding sequence ATGTCTTACAAAAAAATAACTTATAGATTATCTGCCATAGTGATTGCTAACCTGGCATTATTTTCTATTATCACGCCCAATGCTTTAGCTCAAGAGACAACTAGCCCAATCGTATTAGCAGATACTGCTTGGATGTTGATTGCTACTGCTTTAGTTTTGTTAATGACTCCTGGACTAGCATTTTTTTATGGTGGCTTAGTCCGTTCTCGTAACGTTCTCAATACCATGATGATGAGTTTAGTTGCGATGGCATTAATAGGGGTCACTTGGTGTCTATGGGGTTATACTCTTGCCTTTGATGTTACTGTTGATGCCAATAATCCTTTTGGTCAAGGAATTGAGGCTTTTATCGGTGGATTAGATTGGTTATTTCTTAATGGTGTAACCGCAGCAGCACCAGATCCTGTAGGTTATGCTGCCACTATTCCTCATCAATTGTTTATGGCATATCAATTAACTTTTGCCATTATTACTCCTGCTTTGATTTCTGGCGCAATTGTTGAGCGCATGAATTTTAAAGCATATTTTTGGTTTTTATTATTGTGGTCTACTTTTATCTATTCACCATTAGCCCACTGGGTATGGGGGAGAGGTTGGATTGGTGCAATGGGCGCGCTTGATTTTGCAGGTGGAACTGTAGTTCATATTAGTTCAGGAGTTTCTGCCGTTGTAGCTGCTTGGATGATTGGGCCTCGCCAAAGCTATGAAAGACAGCCTTATGCACCCCATAATGTTCCTTTTGTATTGCTTGGGATTGGATTACTGTGGTTTGGCTGGTTTGGGTTTAATGGCGGTAGTGCTTTAGCTTCAGGATCATTGGCAACAACAGCTATGGTAAATACTTTTATTGCTTCTTCAGCAGGTGGTTTGACTTGGTTAGTGGTGGAATGGATTTTAAGAGGTAAACCGACTGCTATAGGTATTGCCAGTGGATTTTTGGCAGGGCTAGTAGGTATTACTCCGGCAGCAGGATTTGTTCTGCCTATTGGAGCTATTTTAATCGGTTCAATCACCGCAGTTTGCTGCTTTTTCGGTGTAAGTTTACGAGCTAAATTAAAATTTGATGATTCTCTTGATACATTTCCCGTTCATGGACTTGGTGGTACAGTGGGGGCAATGTTAACTGGGGTTTTTGCAACTAAGCAGGTTAATGAGCTTGGTAATGATGGGTTGTTATTTGGAAATGTAGGGCTAATCTGGACTCAATTTGTTGGTGTGGTTGCTACTTATATTTTTGCTGCTGTTGGAACTTTCATTATTTTAAAATTGCTTAAATTAGTTATGCCTATTAGAGTAAATCAGGAAATTGAACAACAAGGCTTAGATGTACCACAACATGGAGAAGAAGCGTATGGGGAAGATTTTGAATTTGGCTCTGGTTTGGGCGGTAACTATATAACTAAAAGATCTTCAATGCAAGAATAG
- a CDS encoding molybdopterin biosynthesis MoaE protein has protein sequence MVNLNTFSVSAYKVYPDDNFAITIAPLYLEEVYNLADDRANGAVVVMSGTVRNQTEGKPVEYLEYQAYQPMAIAVFQGIASQIRNQWQKVNRVVIHHRVGKLSIGEISVLVAVGCPHRGEAFEACRYGIDTLKHNAPIWKKEFYRELDGTSCSTWVSIGACEQNNQSNC, from the coding sequence ATGGTTAATCTAAATACGTTCTCAGTTTCTGCTTATAAGGTTTATCCTGATGATAATTTTGCTATTACAATTGCACCGCTATATTTAGAAGAGGTATATAATTTGGCGGACGATCGCGCTAATGGAGCAGTAGTAGTCATGAGTGGTACAGTACGTAACCAAACTGAGGGAAAACCTGTAGAATATTTAGAATATCAGGCTTATCAGCCAATGGCGATCGCTGTGTTTCAAGGAATCGCTAGTCAAATACGTAATCAATGGCAAAAGGTAAATCGAGTTGTCATTCATCATCGAGTGGGTAAGTTAAGTATTGGTGAAATAAGTGTTTTAGTTGCGGTAGGATGTCCCCATCGTGGGGAAGCTTTTGAGGCTTGTCGTTATGGGATCGATACTCTCAAACATAATGCGCCAATCTGGAAAAAGGAATTTTATCGTGAATTAGATGGGACTTCTTGTAGCACCTGGGTTTCTATTGGTGCGTGTGAACAGAATAATCAGTCTAATTGTTAA
- a CDS encoding two-component hybrid sensor and regulator, translated as MNLKVKDKLLGKPTFGIPLYVILVVPFILQVFAAVGITGYLSFRNGQKAVKDLATQLQAEASERVTLHLDNYLATPTEVNQINFSAYQQEILNLQDFDKIQRYFYQQMRIFKHLSYINFGSVSGTFIGVGREDHGSLYLELIDHNDLDRYHRYALDDLGNKGRMIAVKPYDFKQDAWYTNAATAKKPTWSEIYQWGDLPNILSISSSYPLYDRQNKLVGVIGVDFILSQISNFLRKLEISPSSKIFIIERDGMLVASSSSELPYKKVNEQATRLNVIDSTDPLIQVAGNYIKKHFASFNQITTTEKLEFKFDGDNYFIQVTPWQDQLGLDWLVVVAMPESDFMGEINVNTRITILLCVVSLLLAALLSIFICSWLTKAMQRISQASKAIADGNLDQNIELSSINELKITGHAFNQMASQLKFSFSQLDASRQALETTNAELDLSNKKLAKSNEELENRVKERTKELQTAKEAAEIANQAKSMFLANMSHELRTPLNAILGFTQIMRRDFSATRSQLDNLSIINRSGEHLLALINDVLDMSKIEAGLVQLHHQSFDLYRLLDVTEEMLEFKAEAKNVQLIFERHADTPQYIRTDERKLRQVLINLLNNALKFTTEGKVILRVSSLSQSKRQINLYFEVEDTGAGISEAELTTIFEAFTQTETGKQSEEGTGLGLSISRKFVQLMGGHIQVSSKLGYGTVFKFNIIVEPGIPEELQPRQPQKKVIGLEASQPTYRILVVDDRWENRQIVLQLLKPIGFEVKEASNGQEAIDLWTSWQPHLIWMDMRMPVLNGYEATKYIKSHLKDQSTYIIALTASTFEEERAVVLEAGCDDFVRKPFREEVLFQKMAQYLGLSYIYADHDQLNLDNAYKLMEFRLDANSLQVMPSEWLNQLEQAASALDEEAIALLLAKIPDEHQLLAQALENKVADFDFDEIVNLIQQTVPA; from the coding sequence ATGAACCTAAAAGTCAAAGACAAATTATTAGGAAAACCAACGTTTGGCATCCCTCTATATGTAATTTTAGTAGTGCCTTTTATTTTGCAAGTTTTTGCTGCGGTGGGTATAACTGGTTATTTATCATTTCGTAATGGACAAAAAGCAGTCAAGGATTTAGCCACTCAACTACAAGCAGAAGCAAGTGAGCGCGTCACTTTACATTTAGATAATTATTTGGCTACCCCAACAGAAGTTAATCAGATTAATTTCAGTGCTTATCAACAAGAAATTTTGAATCTTCAGGATTTTGACAAAATTCAGCGTTATTTTTATCAACAGATGCGTATTTTTAAGCATCTTAGCTATATCAATTTTGGAAGTGTATCGGGAACTTTTATAGGTGTTGGACGAGAGGATCATGGATCTTTGTATTTGGAATTGATTGATCACAACGATTTAGATCGTTATCATCGTTATGCTTTGGATGATTTGGGTAATAAAGGTAGGATGATAGCGGTAAAACCCTATGATTTTAAACAAGATGCCTGGTATACCAACGCTGCAACAGCCAAAAAACCAACCTGGAGTGAGATATATCAGTGGGGAGATTTACCTAATATTTTGTCTATCTCTTCTAGTTATCCTCTTTATGATCGCCAAAATAAGTTAGTCGGGGTAATTGGAGTTGATTTTATTCTTTCTCAGATTAGTAATTTTTTGAGAAAGCTAGAAATTAGTCCCTCAAGTAAAATATTTATTATTGAGAGGGATGGAATGTTGGTAGCAAGTTCTAGTTCAGAACTACCATACAAAAAAGTAAACGAGCAAGCAACAAGACTTAATGTTATAGATAGTACCGATCCTTTAATTCAGGTAGCAGGAAATTATATTAAAAAACATTTTGCTAGCTTTAATCAGATTACTACCACTGAAAAACTAGAATTTAAATTTGATGGGGATAACTATTTTATTCAAGTCACCCCTTGGCAAGATCAATTGGGTTTAGATTGGCTAGTGGTAGTAGCAATGCCTGAATCTGACTTTATGGGAGAAATTAATGTTAATACTCGCATCACTATTTTATTGTGTGTTGTCTCCCTCTTACTGGCAGCTTTATTATCGATATTTATTTGCAGTTGGCTAACTAAAGCAATGCAACGTATTAGTCAAGCTAGTAAAGCGATCGCTGATGGTAATTTAGATCAAAATATTGAGTTAAGTAGTATTAATGAACTAAAAATAACTGGTCATGCTTTTAACCAAATGGCAAGCCAACTAAAATTTTCCTTTAGTCAGTTAGATGCCAGTCGGCAGGCTTTGGAAACTACTAATGCTGAATTGGATCTAAGTAATAAGAAATTGGCTAAAAGCAATGAAGAGCTAGAAAATAGAGTTAAAGAGCGCACAAAAGAACTACAAACAGCAAAAGAAGCAGCAGAAATAGCAAATCAAGCTAAAAGTATGTTTCTGGCTAATATGAGCCATGAATTAAGAACCCCTCTCAATGCTATTCTGGGGTTTACTCAAATTATGCGTCGAGATTTTTCTGCCACGCGATCGCAATTGGATAATCTTTCAATTATTAATCGTAGTGGTGAGCATTTGTTGGCTTTGATTAATGATGTTTTAGATATGTCTAAAATTGAAGCAGGTTTGGTTCAACTTCACCACCAAAGCTTTGATTTATATCGCCTTTTAGATGTTACTGAAGAAATGTTGGAATTTAAAGCCGAGGCGAAGAATGTACAACTTATATTTGAGCGTCATGCTGATACACCTCAATATATCCGTACCGATGAACGTAAATTACGTCAAGTATTGATTAACTTGTTGAATAATGCCCTAAAGTTTACTACAGAAGGTAAAGTAATTTTGCGTGTCTCTTCCCTCAGTCAGTCAAAAAGACAAATCAACCTCTACTTTGAAGTTGAGGATACAGGAGCGGGTATTTCTGAGGCGGAATTAACTACTATTTTTGAAGCTTTTACCCAAACTGAAACAGGTAAACAGTCAGAAGAGGGTACTGGTTTGGGATTATCAATTAGTCGTAAATTTGTGCAGTTGATGGGGGGACATATTCAGGTTAGTAGTAAATTAGGTTATGGAACAGTTTTTAAATTTAATATCATTGTTGAACCTGGTATACCAGAAGAATTACAACCTCGACAACCTCAGAAAAAAGTAATTGGTTTAGAAGCATCACAACCTACTTATCGTATTTTAGTTGTTGATGATCGTTGGGAAAATCGGCAAATTGTTTTACAACTGTTAAAACCAATTGGATTTGAAGTTAAAGAAGCTAGTAATGGACAAGAGGCTATTGATTTATGGACATCATGGCAACCGCATTTAATTTGGATGGATATGCGTATGCCTGTATTAAACGGTTATGAAGCTACAAAATATATTAAATCCCATTTAAAAGATCAAAGTACTTATATTATTGCTTTAACTGCATCTACTTTTGAAGAGGAAAGAGCCGTGGTGTTAGAAGCAGGTTGTGACGATTTTGTACGTAAACCATTTCGTGAAGAGGTGTTGTTTCAAAAAATGGCGCAATATTTAGGATTAAGTTATATTTACGCAGATCACGATCAATTGAATTTGGATAATGCTTACAAACTGATGGAATTTCGTTTAGATGCTAATTCTTTACAAGTAATGCCTAGTGAGTGGTTAAATCAATTAGAACAAGCTGCATCAGCACTAGACGAAGAGGCGATCGCTCTTTTACTTGCTAAAATTCCCGATGAACACCAGCTATTGGCTCAAGCACTTGAGAACAAAGTTGCTGATTTTGATTTTGATGAAATTGTTAACCTAATTCAGCAAACAGTTCCAGCCTAA
- a CDS encoding response regulator receiver modulated diguanylate cyclase/phosphodiesterase, producing MNSPAVIPQNILIVDDIVDNLRVLSQTLNEQGYKIRCAKNGVTAIKAASMVIPDLILLDINMPDMNGYEVCQRLKAQVETQDVPVIFLSALDDVLDKVKAFEVGGVDYITKPFQVEEVLVRVKNHLALQSAKAEVFGLNQILEQKVKERTIQLKIANEQLAATNEQLTQEILERQKAEKRLIQDALYDSLTGLANRTLLMERIDFTLSRAKRNPNYLFALLFIDLDRFKIINDSLGHLVGDKLLIAIAKLLQEGLRDVDTVARLGGDEFVILLDDIHDLKDATKVGDRLQEKLKIPFNFKGQTIVTSASIGIVLSSGGYNNSSQILRDADIAMYRAKEKGKARYEVFDRDMYLQTLKVIELERDLRLALSKQEFSLHYQPIVSLNKNTLAGFEALLRWHHPRIGLISPKEFIPIAEDTGLISSIGDWVLFQACQQLATWQKDYVHIPEIASLKISVNVVSQQLQEPEFIAKLDDILQQTGLDSSCLRLEITERVLVDSGINTQNTLLEIKKRKIKLSIDDFGTGYSSLSYLRRLPIDNLKIDGSFVEGINKDVEDLEIVKTIITLAHILGMDAIAEGVETIEQVRQLRDLGCEFAQGYLFSKPLEPKVINSLLYNSFTKEFFPHYK from the coding sequence ATGAATTCACCTGCTGTTATACCTCAAAATATTTTAATCGTTGATGATATTGTTGATAATTTACGAGTTTTATCCCAAACACTGAACGAACAAGGGTATAAGATACGTTGCGCTAAAAATGGTGTAACAGCTATTAAAGCTGCCAGTATGGTAATTCCAGATCTGATTTTACTGGATATTAATATGCCAGATATGAATGGGTATGAGGTGTGTCAACGATTAAAAGCCCAGGTTGAAACTCAAGATGTTCCCGTAATCTTTTTGAGTGCTTTGGATGATGTGTTAGATAAGGTTAAAGCTTTTGAGGTGGGCGGAGTTGACTATATTACTAAGCCTTTTCAAGTGGAGGAAGTTTTAGTTAGAGTTAAAAATCATTTAGCTCTTCAGTCGGCTAAAGCGGAAGTTTTCGGGTTAAATCAGATTTTAGAACAGAAGGTTAAGGAACGAACTATCCAGTTAAAAATTGCTAATGAGCAACTAGCAGCCACTAATGAGCAGTTGACACAGGAAATCCTCGAACGTCAGAAAGCGGAAAAGAGATTAATCCAAGATGCATTGTATGATAGTTTAACTGGTTTGGCAAATCGGACTTTACTGATGGAGAGAATTGATTTTACTCTTTCTCGGGCTAAACGCAACCCTAATTATTTATTTGCCTTATTATTTATCGATTTAGATCGCTTTAAAATTATTAATGATAGCTTGGGGCATTTAGTAGGGGATAAACTATTAATTGCGATCGCTAAATTACTTCAAGAGGGGTTACGTGATGTGGATACTGTAGCTCGTCTGGGAGGGGACGAATTTGTGATTCTCTTAGATGATATCCATGATTTAAAAGATGCTACAAAAGTAGGCGATCGCTTGCAAGAGAAACTCAAGATACCTTTTAATTTTAAAGGTCAAACTATTGTTACCTCTGCGAGCATTGGAATTGTACTTAGTTCTGGCGGTTATAATAACAGTTCTCAAATTCTACGGGATGCTGATATAGCTATGTATCGGGCAAAGGAAAAAGGTAAAGCCCGTTATGAAGTATTTGATCGCGATATGTATCTTCAAACTCTTAAAGTTATTGAATTGGAGCGTGATTTACGTTTAGCTTTATCGAAGCAAGAATTTAGTTTGCATTATCAACCGATAGTTTCCCTCAATAAGAATACCTTAGCAGGGTTTGAGGCTTTATTGCGTTGGCATCATCCCCGCATAGGTTTGATTTCTCCCAAGGAATTTATCCCCATCGCCGAAGATACAGGCTTGATTTCTTCTATTGGTGACTGGGTATTATTCCAGGCTTGTCAGCAATTGGCAACTTGGCAAAAAGATTATGTTCATATCCCTGAAATTGCCAGCTTAAAAATTAGTGTTAATGTTGTTAGTCAGCAACTTCAAGAACCAGAATTTATTGCTAAATTAGACGATATATTACAGCAAACTGGTTTAGATTCTAGTTGTCTGAGATTGGAAATTACTGAAAGGGTTTTAGTAGATTCGGGAATTAATACTCAAAATACTTTATTAGAGATTAAAAAAAGGAAAATTAAACTCAGTATTGATGATTTTGGCACGGGGTATTCTTCTTTGAGCTATTTACGCCGTTTACCTATTGATAACCTTAAAATTGATGGTTCATTTGTTGAAGGAATTAATAAAGATGTTGAAGACTTGGAAATTGTCAAAACTATCATAACCCTGGCGCATATTCTGGGAATGGATGCGATCGCTGAGGGAGTTGAGACGATCGAACAAGTTAGGCAGTTAAGAGATTTGGGTTGTGAATTTGCTCAAGGTTATTTGTTTTCTAAACCTTTAGAGCCAAAAGTAATTAATTCACTGCTTTATAATAGTTTTACTAAAGAGTTTTTTCCTCACTATAAATAA
- a CDS encoding short-chain dehydrogenase/reductase SDR produces MIVGKKIKVQGMNIKGKTALITGASRGIGRAIAFELAQQGIQHLILVAKDRQRLAGVAAEIATMGVKVTTLAVDLTQPSSINIAIAQAWRTHRPIHLLVNCAGVAHQAPFLETQLPKVEEEISLNLLGMMTITRLLAKRMASQKEGTIVNVSSLMGKVAAPTMSTYSATKFAIIGFTQALRSELAGHNIKVVALLPTLTDTDMTRNLKLFRWVMPMTSEQVAQALISGLSKNSGEILVGWQSYLAIWCQRLFPRLLQRVLALAAPSM; encoded by the coding sequence ATGATTGTAGGCAAAAAAATAAAAGTTCAAGGTATGAATATAAAAGGTAAAACAGCACTAATTACAGGAGCTTCGCGTGGGATTGGAAGAGCGATCGCTTTTGAATTAGCACAACAAGGTATTCAACATTTAATTCTAGTAGCTAAAGATCGTCAGAGATTAGCAGGTGTGGCAGCAGAGATTGCAACTATGGGAGTCAAAGTTACCACCTTAGCAGTAGACTTAACGCAACCATCGAGCATCAATATCGCGATCGCTCAAGCCTGGCGCACCCATCGACCAATTCATCTATTGGTAAACTGTGCAGGGGTAGCCCATCAAGCACCTTTTTTAGAGACTCAACTACCCAAAGTAGAAGAAGAAATATCTCTAAACCTATTGGGAATGATGACTATCACACGCTTATTGGCTAAACGAATGGCAAGTCAAAAAGAAGGCACTATTGTTAATGTTTCGAGTTTAATGGGGAAAGTTGCAGCCCCCACAATGTCTACCTATTCCGCCACCAAATTTGCGATCATTGGTTTTACTCAAGCTTTACGTAGTGAATTAGCAGGTCATAATATTAAAGTGGTTGCTCTACTGCCGACCCTTACCGATACCGATATGACACGTAATCTCAAGTTATTTCGTTGGGTAATGCCTATGACCTCAGAACAAGTCGCCCAAGCCTTAATTTCAGGCTTATCTAAGAATTCTGGCGAAATTTTAGTAGGATGGCAAAGTTATTTAGCAATTTGGTGTCAACGCCTTTTCCCAAGGTTACTTCAAAGAGTTTTAGCCCTAGCTGCACCTAGTATGTAA